Part of the Iodobacter fluviatilis genome is shown below.
TCTTTACCAGACCAAAGAAACTGCATTGACGCCGCTACATTAAGCGGCTGAAAGCGTGCCACGCTTTCAGGGCTCACAATTTGTAAATGGGTGATGCTGTGCAGGGTGCTATGGTCTGGATTGTGCTGTCTGGCATAGGCGATGGCATCCAGCGCTTCGCTGACGGCGCGATCGCCAATGGCGTGAAAGTGGGTAATCAGATGCTGGGCATCGGCTCGGCGGATGAGCTCGTTAAAGCGCGTCGGTTTGAGATCTTTTAGTCCGCTATAGTCGTGGCGATTGAGGTAGGGCTGGCTAAGCTTGGCAGTTTGCGATGGAAATTCGATCACGCCATCTTGCAAGATTTTGATGCCGATCAGGTTGACATCGCTAGTGCCAGAAAACTGCTGCTTTAGCGCCATCACATCGTCGATGATGGCGGGTTTAGCATGAATGCCAACCAAGGCCAGTGCAGAAACATGCCCGTTTAATTCTCCTTTACGGGCTAGCTCGGTATAGGCAGGCAGCAGGCCGGTATCTTTGCGAGTAGGCGCGGCGCTAAAGGCGGGAGAGAGAGGGCGGATATTGCTGACAGGATCCATCCACGCGGTAATGCCTACTCGATTGAGCTGGCAAGCCGCCAGCTTGATTGCTTCGCCAATTTGCGCGTCGCTTACCTTGGGCATGGCTTTTAGAATGCGATCCCAGCCTCCTTCAGAGGCAAAGCCGTTGAGGCTGCCATCTTTGCGGCGGGTAAAGCCATCATTGGGTGTGGCAGACTTTTTGGTCCCTACAGATGCCAGCAGGCCCGCTTGTTTAAGCATTGCCTGATTGGCCCAGCCTGTGTGGGCATCAGATCCGGCAAGGACAACCGGAATATTGCGATAGGCGGCTGCGTTAAAAACTTGTTCCAGTAGCTCGATATGATTCCAGTATTCAAGGGATACGCTGGTAAAAAGCTGCACATTACCTTGCATTAGCTTGGCATCTTTAGTGGCTTGGCTGGCAAAACTGCGGATTTGTTCTGCAGTGTTCAGATCGCTAGGAAAATGCACGGTCATTTCTTGAAAGCCAGCAAAGGCAGCATGTACATGGCTATCAATTAAGCCAGGCATAAGGAATTTCCCTGCAAGATCGATATGAGGCGTGGTTTTGCCCATTTGCTGCTCAACAGCATCGCGTGAGCCAACGGCCACAATCCGGCCATCTGCAATGCCTACCGCTTCGGGGTGAAGGTTGCTCACATCGGCGCTGTAGATGCTGCCCCCAGAAAGAATAGCCCGCGAGGATTCCGCCCAAGTGCTGGGTGAGCCGATGATCAATAGGCAGGATGCAAGAAGTGAAAGGCGTTTCATTGGCGTAGCTCCGCTCGCCCGGCGAATGTGCGCAGGGTTGAGCTTGATTGTGAAGAGAGCCCCGCTAGCGCGAAGTTAGCGGGATATAGATGTCGAAGGCGTAGTGATCACGGGCCGTATTGGTTGCTGCGTCATAGCGCTCAAAGCAGGGTAAATCCGCACAAGCCAAGCCTTTTGTCACTAAATAGCGAAAGGCAATTTCCCAGCTAAGGGGCAGCGAGGCTTCATTGCACTCAAAGCTAAAAATAGCGTATCGGCCCGCCGTAACCTTCTGAATCGCAAGCCGCCGCTCTGCCGGAATCACGCCATTAAGCTTGATGCAAACATCAGTTCGGCAGTGTGTTGGCTCAGTGATTTCTGGATCATCCCAGTACAGGCTTAGCGTGCCTGCTGGGGTGAACTCATCGCTCTGCCCAAGCAGGGATAGCAAATCACGATGCGCCTGCTCACATCTCTCTCTGCCATAGCAACCCAGTTGGCGCATATATACCACCTGAAAAGCGGCTACCTGCTCGATACGCACATTTTGTAGCAAGTTAAATTGCTCGGGGCCCGTGCCCCATGTCTTGACCCAGCGATCATAATCATCTTCCACGCTGCGGGCGTTTCCAATCTTGCGCTTCTGCTGAGCTTGCAGGCGATAGTCAGAAGGCGTGGTGCCAAAGTGCTGGCGGAAAGCCTTAGCAAAATTTTGAGCGCTAGAAAATCCATACATCATGGCTAAAGTGGTGATGTCGATGGCTGGGCTGCTAAGCAAGCGCCCCGCCGCGCGCTCCAGCCGTAAACGACGCGTGAAGTTAGCCAGTGTCTCCCCCGCAACGGCCTTGAAAATTCGATGAAAATGAAAGCGAGAGAGCGCAGCGCTTCCCGCTACTTCATCCAGCGTCGGGTTTTGCTCAAGATGCTGGCTGATGTAATCCATCGCCTTAAAAACGTGCTTGCGGTAATCCAGTGAGGGGCCTTTGTAGGGAAGGGGGGCTTAAAGACAGGGTGTGTCTGTCATTATAAATAGATCATGAAATGTCAGCGATTTCTGCTGTATAAAATGGATGGATTTTGCTTGGGTTGAGCTTGATTTATTAGGCGCAAAGTCAGTTACTCGCTTTTTAGCGTAGTGGCGGATTTGCGGATGAAGGCTAGCATTTTATCGGTGACCCAAAGGGCCAATCAGTAAAGCGGGTTCTTGTTTATAGGCTAGTCGGATTTTACTGAGGGTTGCAGGGTTGCTGCCAATGCGCATTTGAAACAGCGTAAACCATTGGCGGATGAGTGCTTGAACTGCTGGTTCGCCAGCGGGGATATTGGCTTCCATTTTCTGGTGTACGGTTTGCCATTAAACATTTTTTTGCTATGGGCGAATGGATCATCATGGGCAGCTAGAGCGCTGATATATAGCTTGCCGTTATAGATAGATATTGGAGTAATGAGGCTTAGTATTTTTCAATAATCTGCTTCAGCACATCTTCCTGATAAGGGTGAACTTCGCTGGCGTCTTCCATATCGGCCAGTAATTGAGGATTGTTGAATTTTCTGCGTGCTTCTTCGTAATAGGGGATTTGTACGCGGCGGTATAGGTCGACAAATTCATCGAAATCGAGCACATGGCAATAATTGCGGTATTGGCCGCGTGCTTTGATTTTGCCCAGGCTGATAAACGAAAGTAAATAGGTGCTGCCTTTGGTGCCAAGGAAATCATTCAGAGGGACAGACGAGGGATAGGAGGGCGGCTCGCATACAAATTTATGAATGATTTTGAAATCAAAGTCACGCTGATTGTTATCGT
Proteins encoded:
- a CDS encoding AraC family transcriptional regulator encodes the protein MDYISQHLEQNPTLDEVAGSAALSRFHFHRIFKAVAGETLANFTRRLRLERAAGRLLSSPAIDITTLAMMYGFSSAQNFAKAFRQHFGTTPSDYRLQAQQKRKIGNARSVEDDYDRWVKTWGTGPEQFNLLQNVRIEQVAAFQVVYMRQLGCYGRERCEQAHRDLLSLLGQSDEFTPAGTLSLYWDDPEITEPTHCRTDVCIKLNGVIPAERRLAIQKVTAGRYAIFSFECNEASLPLSWEIAFRYLVTKGLACADLPCFERYDAATNTARDHYAFDIYIPLTSR
- a CDS encoding amidohydrolase → MKRLSLLASCLLIIGSPSTWAESSRAILSGGSIYSADVSNLHPEAVGIADGRIVAVGSRDAVEQQMGKTTPHIDLAGKFLMPGLIDSHVHAAFAGFQEMTVHFPSDLNTAEQIRSFASQATKDAKLMQGNVQLFTSVSLEYWNHIELLEQVFNAAAYRNIPVVLAGSDAHTGWANQAMLKQAGLLASVGTKKSATPNDGFTRRKDGSLNGFASEGGWDRILKAMPKVSDAQIGEAIKLAACQLNRVGITAWMDPVSNIRPLSPAFSAAPTRKDTGLLPAYTELARKGELNGHVSALALVGIHAKPAIIDDVMALKQQFSGTSDVNLIGIKILQDGVIEFPSQTAKLSQPYLNRHDYSGLKDLKPTRFNELIRRADAQHLITHFHAIGDRAVSEALDAIAYARQHNPDHSTLHSITHLQIVSPESVARFQPLNVAASMQFLWSGKDFSSTSLIENIVPAPLLTRLYPAGSLIRSGAIVAGASDWPVSSPNPMLAMYTALTRQGDLGELAPADEKISRSDVLQAYTLNAAKLIAQDKNVGSFSVGKSADFVLLDKNLEQIDPREFTQTKAIWTMFKGRKVFEAERCL